The window GGGCGTCGCCGGGCACAACCTCTTCGACATCGCCTACGCGTGGCTGCTCGCCGGCGAGCGCGGGGTGCGGGACCGGGTCGAGTTCGAGATGCTCCTCGGAATGGCGCAGGGTCAGGTCGACGCGGTCTCGCGCGAGGTCGGGCCGGTGCTGCTCTACGTGCCCGTCGTCGCCCCCGACGAGTTCGACGTCGCCATCAGCTATCTCGTCCGCCGCCTGGAGGAGAACGCCTCGAGCGAGAACTTCCTCTCCGCCGCGTTCGACCTCGCCGACGACCCGGCCCTGTTCGCGCGCGAGCGCGATCGTTTCCTCGCCTCGGTGGAGCGGGCGAGCGACCCGGAGCTGCCGACCGGCCCGAATCGGACGCAGGACAGGACGGATGCCGCGTCGCGAGGTGCTGTCGACGGCATGCGGTCCGCGGCGGCATCCGAGGGCATGCTCCTGCGACCAGGCCCCGACGCCGAAGGCGACGGGCTGACCCGCGAGGTGCTGGGGATCGCCCGATCGGCGTCGGCCGATCCCGGCGACACCATGCCGATCGCGCCGGAGGTCGGCGGCATCCTCTTCGGCGGTCAGGAGATCGTCGAGACCGCGGTGTATGCGTCGCGCGAGTCGGGACCCGCCGCGCTCGGCGCGCCCGGATTCGCCAACGCACCCGACTCCGACCCCGCCCTGCCGGCGAACCGCGTCTGGGCGCGCGAGATCCTCGCACGCGTGGCCGCATCGCAGGCGGGTGTCGACACGATCGCCGCGGCGCGCCTCGACGACGCCGGGCAGGTCGACGCCGTGATCGACCGGGTGCGTGCGGCGGCCGAGCACTGGGGGTCGCGCGCCGCCGCCGATCGGTCCGAGATCCTCGCCGCCGCGGGCCGGGCGCTCGAGGCGCGTCGCGCCGAGCTCATCGAGGTCGCCGCATCCGAGACCGGCAAGGTCTTCGCCGAGGCCGACGTCGAAGTCAGCGAGGCGGTCGACTTCGCCCACTATTACGCCGCGACCGCCCGCGAACTCGACCGGGTCAGCGGCGCAGTGTTCGTGCCGGCACGGCTCACCGTCGTCACGCCGCCGTGGAACTTCCCCGTGGCGATCCCCGCGGGCGGGGTGCTTGCCGCGCTCGCCGCCGGATCGGGCGTGGTCTTCAAGCCCGCGCCGCAGGCGCGCCGCTGCGCGGCCGTCGTCGCCGAGGCGCTGTGGGAGGCGGGCGTGCCCCGCGACGTGCTGGCCCTCGTCGACATCGAGGAGGGCGAGCTCGGGCAGCGCCTCATCTCGCATGACGGCGTGGACCACGTCATCCTCACGGGGTCGTGGGACACCGCCGCCCTCTTCCGCTCCTGGCGGCCCGATCTGCCGCTCCTGGCCGAGACCAGCGGCAAGAACGCGATGATCGTCATGCCCTCGGCCGACCTCGACCTCGCGGCATCCGACGTCGTCAAGAGCGCCTTCGGGCACGCCGGTCAGAAGTGCTCAGCGGCTTCGCTGGCGATCCTCGTCGGGCCGGTGGCCCGCTCGCAGCGCTTCCTGCGGCAGCTCGTCGACGCCACCACGTCGCTGCGCGTCGCGCCACCGACCGACCCGCTCGCCGAGGTCGGGCCTGTCATCGAGACCCCCCGGGGCAAGCTCGACTGGGCCTTCACCACCCTGGACGAGGGGGAGAAGTGGCTCGTCGCGCCGCGGGCGCTCGACGGGCCCGAAGAGTACGCGGGGCGGCTCTGGCGGCCAGGCATCCGCACCGGGGTGAAGCCCGGGTCGCGGTTCCACCGCGAGGAGTTCTTCGGACCCGTGCTCGGCGTCATGCACGCCTCCTCACTTGCCAAGGCCATCGAGCTGCAGAACGCCGTCGACTACGGCCTGACCGCGGGGCTCTACACCCAGAACCCCGACGACCTCGCCCTCTGGCTCGACCGCGTCGAGGCGGGGAACCTCTACGTCAACCGCGGCATCACCGGCGCCATCGTGCAGAGGCAGCCGTTCGGCGGCTGGAAGCGCTCGTCGGTGGGGGCGGGCGCCAAGGCGGGAGGACCGAACTACCTCGTCGGGCTGGGATCGTGGCGGCCCTCGACCGGGGCGGCGCCGTCGGCGACGCTGCACCTGCGCGGGCTCGACTCGCGCATCACAACGCTCATCGAAGCCGCGCAGCCGACGCTGGACTACCAGGCCTTCGAGTGGCTCCGTCGTGGCGCCCTGTCGGATGCGATCTCGTGGGACCGCGAGTTCGGTCGGGTGAAGGACGTCTCGCAGCTGGGCGTGGAGCGGAACCTCTTTCGCTACCGCCCCGTCGGTGTCGCCGTCCGGGCGACCGGAGATGCCCCGTGGCAGGCCCTTCTGCGCGTGATCGTGGCGGCGCTCCGCGCCGGGTCGGAGGTCACCGTCAGCGCACCGGTGGGCATGCCGGCGGGGGTCCGTCGTGTGCTTGGCGAGGAGGACGTGCCGGTCTTCGTCGAAAGCGACGAGGAGTTCGAGGCCCGCATCGCCGAGGCGCGCCCCGCGCGGGTGCGGCTCGTCGGGCCGCCGGCCTCGGTCGCTGCGGCGCACGCCGGGCTTGCGAGCGCCCTCGCGGGCGACCCCGACGTCGCCGTCTACGCCGGCGAGGTCACGACCGCGGGCCGGATCGAGCTGCTGCCGTTCCTCCGCGAGCAGTCGGTGACCATCACCGCGCACCGCTTCGGCAACCCCGACCCCTGGTCGGCCGAGGTCATCTGAGCCGATCCGACGTCCCGGCTGTCCCCAACTCCTGCAGATCGAGCGTCGCAGGGGCCGAGAGGGGGTTGATCGGCACGTCGCGTCCGATTCTGCAGGAGTTCGGGACGTGGCCGTCGCAGGTCGCCGCCGCACCGCGGCGCGCGATGTAAAAGATTCTTGACACGGCGAGAGCGTCGCCGTACGATGAGTGTCAAGAATCTTTGACATCGGAGGTCGCCATGGCGTACATGGAGCGGACGATCTGGGCCCAGCTCGTCGCGAGCGTGGTGGGGCTCGTGGTCTACCTGGCGCTCGTCGTGCCGCAGCTGTTCACCACCCCGGTCGGCGACATCGCCTGGGTCTGGCCGATGATGTGGACGATCCTCGGCGCCATCGTCCTGTCGATCGTCCTCAGCATCGTGTGGGGCATGATCGCACGGATGCGCGACCCCGAGCTCGAGCACACCGCCGACCAGCGCGACCGCGAGATCGAGCGTTTCGGCGAGCGGATCGGCCAGAGCTTCCTCGCGATCGGCGGCATCGTCGCCCTGGTCCTCTCAATGATCGAGGCGCCGTGGTTCTGGATCGGCAACGCCCTGTTCCTCGGGTTCTTCCTCTCCGCGGCGCTCGGGGGTATGGCGAGACTCAGCGCCTACCGGACGGGCCTGCCGTGATGGTCCGCCCCACGAAGGTCACCAACACCATCCGCGCCGTCCGCGAAGCCGCGGGGATGACGCAGGCCGAGGTCGCCCGGCGGGTCGGCGTCACCCGCCAGACCCTCATCGCCATCGAGCAGGGACGGTACTCCCCAACGCTCGAACTCGCCTTCCAGCTCGCCCGCGTCTTCGATGCGCGGCTCGACGACCTCTTCCACTACCCCGATACGCCGGAGGACTGACATGACCACCCCCACGATCCCGCAGACCATGGCCGCCTGGCGGCAGCACGCCTACGGGCCGGCCGCCGTCGTGCGGGCCGAAACGATCCCTGTCCCCGCCCCCG of the Microbacterium invictum genome contains:
- a CDS encoding helix-turn-helix transcriptional regulator yields the protein MVRPTKVTNTIRAVREAAGMTQAEVARRVGVTRQTLIAIEQGRYSPTLELAFQLARVFDARLDDLFHYPDTPED
- a CDS encoding bifunctional proline dehydrogenase/L-glutamate gamma-semialdehyde dehydrogenase codes for the protein MVTDPFRGDTDLGTSGEDLAEGAVQLAQRWITESAQVDVDPSAARLAGVLKDPNGLPFTIGFVDGVMRPESLGAAASQLHRVAPLVPDFLPWYLRGAVQIGGAVAPVLPTPVVPLARRALREMVRHLIVDARPKKLGPAIAELRAAGARLNLNLLGEAVLGEDEALRRLDGIHDLIRRPDVDYVSVKVSAIASHISMWAFDEVVDKVVDRLMPLYLSAASDGTFINLDMEEYRDLDLTIAVFTRILEDPRLSGLDAGIVLQAYLPDALPALRELTAWARARVRGGGAGIKVRLVKGANLAMERVDAVMHGWELATYSSKLDSDANYLRCLDEALRTENAAAVRVGVAGHNLFDIAYAWLLAGERGVRDRVEFEMLLGMAQGQVDAVSREVGPVLLYVPVVAPDEFDVAISYLVRRLEENASSENFLSAAFDLADDPALFARERDRFLASVERASDPELPTGPNRTQDRTDAASRGAVDGMRSAAASEGMLLRPGPDAEGDGLTREVLGIARSASADPGDTMPIAPEVGGILFGGQEIVETAVYASRESGPAALGAPGFANAPDSDPALPANRVWAREILARVAASQAGVDTIAAARLDDAGQVDAVIDRVRAAAEHWGSRAAADRSEILAAAGRALEARRAELIEVAASETGKVFAEADVEVSEAVDFAHYYAATARELDRVSGAVFVPARLTVVTPPWNFPVAIPAGGVLAALAAGSGVVFKPAPQARRCAAVVAEALWEAGVPRDVLALVDIEEGELGQRLISHDGVDHVILTGSWDTAALFRSWRPDLPLLAETSGKNAMIVMPSADLDLAASDVVKSAFGHAGQKCSAASLAILVGPVARSQRFLRQLVDATTSLRVAPPTDPLAEVGPVIETPRGKLDWAFTTLDEGEKWLVAPRALDGPEEYAGRLWRPGIRTGVKPGSRFHREEFFGPVLGVMHASSLAKAIELQNAVDYGLTAGLYTQNPDDLALWLDRVEAGNLYVNRGITGAIVQRQPFGGWKRSSVGAGAKAGGPNYLVGLGSWRPSTGAAPSATLHLRGLDSRITTLIEAAQPTLDYQAFEWLRRGALSDAISWDREFGRVKDVSQLGVERNLFRYRPVGVAVRATGDAPWQALLRVIVAALRAGSEVTVSAPVGMPAGVRRVLGEEDVPVFVESDEEFEARIAEARPARVRLVGPPASVAAAHAGLASALAGDPDVAVYAGEVTTAGRIELLPFLREQSVTITAHRFGNPDPWSAEVI